One window of the Nitrospiraceae bacterium genome contains the following:
- the pgi gene encoding glucose-6-phosphate isomerase: MTSLTQRPVWKSLEKHFQLLKGLHLRNLFSDDPVRGQRMSMEAEGIYLDYSKNLIAGETLLLLRELAESVNLQDRIQAMFRGDKINTTEQRAVLHIALRASRNTSIVVDGRDVVPDVHAVLDQMADFSTRVRRGEWRGYSGKSIRNIINIGIGGSDLGPVMAYEALKHYSDRELTVRFVSNIDGTDLAEATRDLDPAETLFIVCSKTFTTIETLTNAQSARDWCLKALHDQQAIARHFVAVSTNRNEVQKFGIDPANMFGFWDWVGGRYSLDSAIGLSLMIAIGPDHFRDMLSGFRAMDAHFQTAPFEKNLPVLLGLLGVWYVNFFQAETHAILPYDQYLWRLSAYCQQLDMESNGKRVTLDGNVVDYQTGPIIWGQPGTNGQHAYYQLIHQGTRLIPCDFIGFLRSLNPIGPHHDLLMANFFAQTEALAFGKTAEEVAVEGVPPALIPHRTFAGNHPTNTLLAEELTPAMLGKLIALYEHKVFVQGTIWNLNSFDQWGVELGKVLAKRIAPELTVSREPELNHDSSTNTLIRRYRQNRRPQT; this comes from the coding sequence ATGACCTCTCTCACACAACGACCTGTCTGGAAATCTCTCGAAAAACATTTTCAACTGCTCAAAGGGCTCCACCTGCGCAATCTATTTAGCGATGATCCTGTGAGAGGGCAACGCATGAGTATGGAGGCCGAGGGGATCTATCTGGATTATTCGAAAAACCTGATCGCCGGGGAGACCCTGCTCTTACTACGTGAACTGGCCGAAAGCGTGAATTTGCAGGACCGTATTCAGGCGATGTTCCGGGGGGACAAAATTAATACTACTGAGCAGCGTGCGGTCCTTCATATCGCCCTCAGAGCGTCCCGGAACACATCCATCGTTGTGGACGGTAGGGATGTGGTGCCGGATGTTCATGCCGTGTTGGATCAAATGGCGGACTTTTCCACACGCGTCAGACGCGGGGAGTGGAGGGGGTATTCGGGGAAATCCATTCGGAACATTATCAATATCGGTATCGGGGGTTCGGACCTTGGACCGGTGATGGCCTATGAAGCTCTTAAGCATTACAGCGACCGTGAACTGACTGTCCGGTTCGTTTCCAACATCGACGGAACGGACCTGGCTGAGGCAACAAGAGATCTTGACCCTGCGGAGACCCTTTTCATTGTCTGTTCAAAAACCTTTACCACCATCGAAACTCTCACGAATGCGCAATCCGCCCGGGACTGGTGCCTGAAGGCCCTTCATGACCAACAGGCCATAGCCAGACATTTTGTGGCCGTTTCCACAAACCGCAATGAGGTCCAGAAATTTGGCATAGACCCGGCTAATATGTTCGGATTCTGGGATTGGGTTGGTGGGCGGTATTCACTGGATTCGGCTATCGGGCTTTCGCTGATGATCGCGATCGGGCCTGACCATTTCCGGGACATGCTCTCCGGATTTCGGGCAATGGATGCGCATTTCCAAACCGCGCCGTTCGAGAAAAATCTTCCGGTGCTGCTCGGTCTTCTCGGTGTCTGGTACGTCAATTTTTTTCAGGCCGAAACCCATGCCATCCTTCCCTACGATCAATACTTGTGGCGGCTCAGCGCGTATTGCCAGCAACTTGATATGGAGAGCAACGGCAAACGGGTGACATTGGACGGGAATGTTGTGGATTATCAAACGGGGCCGATCATTTGGGGGCAGCCCGGGACCAACGGCCAGCATGCTTACTATCAATTGATTCATCAGGGCACCAGACTGATTCCTTGCGACTTCATCGGGTTTTTACGCTCGTTGAATCCCATCGGACCCCATCATGACCTGCTCATGGCCAATTTTTTCGCCCAAACGGAAGCTCTCGCTTTCGGCAAGACCGCCGAGGAGGTGGCCGTGGAAGGCGTTCCGCCGGCCTTAATTCCCCATCGTACCTTTGCCGGGAACCATCCCACGAACACGCTTTTGGCGGAGGAATTGACCCCGGCCATGCTGGGAAAACTCATCGCCCTCTACGAACACAAGGTCTTTGTCCAGGGAACCATCTGGAACCTGAATTCGTTTGACCAATGGGGAGTGGAATTGGGTAAGGTGCTCGCCAAGCGGATAGCCCCTGAACTGACGGTATCACGGGAACCGGAATTGAATCATGACAGCTCTACGAATACCTTGATTCGACGCTATCGGCAGAACCGTCGACCACAGACTTGA
- a CDS encoding lipid-binding SYLF domain-containing protein — translation MLKPVRRNMLRHALCMCLVASGLSLTGVSAPEAVWAELNSEEDLLIDKAKGTLESFLSDPDMQWFREHMREARGMLIVPQFLKGAFFIGGSGGSGVLVVRDEKTNEWSYPAFFTLGGASIGLQFGGQASEVVLLVLTQKGVDSMMSTTMKLGADASIAVGPIGRGMEGSTAPNLSVDLISFSKAKGLFAGISLEGAAVAARDAMNTSYYKAPTKTVDILIRRNVSNPKADPLLAVVKNATKVD, via the coding sequence ATGCTTAAACCGGTACGTCGAAACATGCTGCGTCATGCTTTGTGCATGTGTCTTGTCGCATCCGGATTGTCCTTAACGGGTGTAAGTGCACCAGAGGCGGTTTGGGCGGAGCTGAATTCAGAGGAAGACCTCCTCATCGATAAGGCCAAGGGAACCTTGGAAAGTTTTCTCTCGGACCCCGACATGCAATGGTTTCGGGAACATATGCGAGAAGCGAGAGGCATGTTGATTGTCCCTCAGTTTTTGAAGGGTGCCTTCTTCATCGGAGGATCCGGGGGAAGTGGAGTTCTCGTCGTTCGGGATGAAAAAACCAATGAGTGGAGCTATCCTGCCTTTTTCACCCTGGGAGGCGCCAGTATCGGATTACAATTCGGGGGGCAGGCCTCGGAGGTAGTCTTGCTTGTCCTTACTCAAAAGGGGGTCGATTCCATGATGAGCACGACCATGAAATTAGGAGCCGATGCCTCCATTGCGGTGGGACCGATCGGAAGAGGCATGGAAGGATCGACGGCGCCGAATTTGAGCGTTGATCTCATCTCCTTTTCTAAAGCCAAGGGTCTGTTTGCGGGTATTTCTTTGGAAGGCGCGGCCGTGGCGGCCAGAGATGCCATGAATACCAGCTATTACAAGGCTCCGACCAAAACGGTTGACATTCTCATACGCCGGAACGTTTCTAATCCGAAAGCGGACCCGTTACTGGCTGTTGTGAAGAATGCCACAAAAGTCGATTAA
- a CDS encoding DUF3313 domain-containing protein has translation MKKDIPKSTLNRTAQPCRDNGERQWQRGLRLGELRFIMWVLLVMTGIVGCAQTEQAREVETSGFLGDYSILQPGKEGEALLIYKNPQADFSVYQAVYVEPAIVLMSRKSKVPQEELHRLADDLRSKVIWKLKEDFLVVPKLIPGALRIELALTEAEPSEVGMDIVSTILPPAGMVSGAKSLATGTQAFVGRASVEAKLTDGNTGTLLMAAADRRVGGRTLDGSMDSWDDVHQAFEYWADKLAQRLRDGRNTPKPAISK, from the coding sequence ATGAAAAAGGACATTCCAAAGTCGACTCTCAATCGAACTGCTCAACCCTGTCGTGATAATGGGGAACGACAATGGCAGAGAGGTCTCAGGTTAGGAGAGTTGCGGTTCATCATGTGGGTTCTGCTCGTGATGACAGGAATCGTTGGCTGTGCCCAAACGGAACAAGCCAGGGAAGTGGAAACCTCGGGCTTTCTGGGAGATTACTCGATTCTCCAACCGGGAAAGGAAGGGGAGGCTCTCCTCATATACAAAAACCCGCAAGCCGATTTTTCAGTCTATCAGGCCGTGTATGTGGAACCGGCCATCGTGTTGATGTCCAGGAAATCCAAGGTTCCCCAGGAAGAACTGCACAGACTCGCCGATGATCTGCGCTCAAAAGTCATCTGGAAGCTGAAAGAGGATTTCCTGGTGGTTCCCAAGCTCATTCCTGGTGCATTACGAATTGAACTGGCTCTGACGGAGGCCGAACCCTCGGAGGTCGGCATGGATATTGTGTCGACCATTCTTCCGCCCGCCGGCATGGTGTCCGGAGCGAAAAGCCTGGCGACTGGGACACAGGCCTTTGTGGGACGGGCCAGCGTTGAAGCCAAATTAACCGATGGGAACACGGGAACTTTGTTGATGGCAGCTGCGGATCGTCGGGTTGGTGGGCGAACTCTGGATGGATCCATGGATTCCTGGGACGATGTCCACCAGGCGTTTGAATATTGGGCGGATAAATTAGCCCAACGGCTTCGTGATGGGCGAAACACACCCAAACCCGCCATCTCAAAATGA
- a CDS encoding mechanosensitive ion channel family protein — MPKSRPDRILLIVWGLWLILVPLSGTLAQSPGQHPLEPPDTSSPRATLRSFIMTMQEASEAFNALITTYHSQPGLYFSPAGQAQHVRLQSFLIRARRTLNLSEVAPTVKEKFGLDSQLLLKEIFDRIELPPLESVPDAGAMTMAGVDQWRIPHTEMVIARVKEGSQAGEFLFSNATLKRLPEFYEKVKALPYKPGSWEGVYEFYTTIGHSRWVPWKLTDRLPPWAKAKVGDQALWRWIVFGLAVVSVWSILIILARWRRGRAEVHPIRENSRRLVMMVSVVVAAWFLDFLKDAINVTGGVNDIIATVLGAVFYLTAAWGIILVGNIAAECIIASPKVKERSLDEAMARLTTRILSLTFAVVFTLYGAHALGLPVLPLLAGLGVGGLALALAAQPTIENFIAGLTLFADRPVRVGEFCRFGDTIGTVEEIGIRSTRIRTLDHTIVSVSNSDFAKARLENYSARGKIWYHPRIKLRYETTPDQVRYILVEIRKLLYAHPKVHQDPARIRFVQFGECSLDLDVFAYIDTTDYGEFLEIAEDINLRIMDIVKAAGTELAIPAQIEYKIDKEPLDETQIRKTENCVQEWRTQHALYIPTFPPEKINELRDSLDYPPEGSAGAQRAPRQGEA, encoded by the coding sequence ATGCCCAAATCAAGACCTGACCGCATTCTTCTCATTGTGTGGGGCCTGTGGCTGATTCTGGTGCCTCTGAGTGGAACGCTCGCACAGTCACCCGGACAGCATCCACTTGAGCCGCCGGACACCTCCAGTCCCAGGGCGACGTTGCGGAGTTTTATCATGACCATGCAAGAGGCCTCAGAGGCCTTCAATGCCCTGATCACTACCTATCATAGCCAGCCTGGACTATATTTTTCTCCTGCCGGTCAGGCGCAACATGTCCGTTTGCAGTCCTTTTTGATACGGGCACGGCGAACCCTCAATCTGTCAGAGGTGGCCCCGACTGTGAAAGAAAAATTCGGGTTGGACTCCCAACTATTGCTCAAAGAGATCTTTGATCGCATCGAACTCCCCCCTCTTGAATCGGTGCCTGATGCTGGAGCCATGACGATGGCAGGAGTCGACCAGTGGCGGATTCCTCACACCGAGATGGTCATTGCGCGAGTGAAAGAAGGATCCCAGGCAGGAGAGTTTCTCTTTTCCAACGCCACCCTTAAGCGTCTTCCAGAGTTCTATGAGAAGGTTAAGGCTTTACCGTACAAACCAGGATCCTGGGAAGGCGTGTACGAGTTTTATACGACCATTGGCCATTCACGATGGGTCCCCTGGAAACTGACAGACCGACTTCCACCCTGGGCTAAAGCCAAAGTTGGAGACCAAGCTCTTTGGCGATGGATCGTATTCGGATTGGCCGTTGTGAGCGTGTGGTCGATTCTGATCATTTTGGCTCGTTGGCGTCGAGGAAGAGCAGAAGTCCATCCGATTCGCGAGAACAGTCGCCGTCTGGTGATGATGGTGTCGGTGGTTGTCGCTGCCTGGTTCCTGGATTTTTTAAAAGATGCCATCAATGTTACGGGTGGGGTAAACGACATCATTGCCACAGTCCTTGGCGCGGTGTTCTATCTTACGGCCGCGTGGGGCATTATTCTGGTTGGGAATATTGCGGCAGAGTGTATCATTGCCTCCCCGAAGGTTAAGGAGCGGAGTTTGGATGAAGCGATGGCCCGGCTGACCACCAGGATACTGTCCTTGACTTTCGCCGTGGTGTTTACGCTGTATGGTGCGCATGCATTGGGGTTGCCGGTCTTGCCGTTGCTTGCCGGTCTCGGCGTCGGCGGTCTGGCTCTGGCTCTGGCTGCTCAGCCGACGATTGAGAATTTTATCGCAGGGCTTACCCTGTTTGCCGACCGGCCGGTGAGGGTGGGCGAATTCTGTCGGTTCGGTGACACGATAGGAACCGTGGAAGAAATTGGAATACGGTCGACCAGGATTCGGACGTTGGATCATACGATCGTATCGGTATCCAATTCCGATTTTGCCAAAGCGAGATTGGAAAATTATTCGGCACGCGGGAAAATCTGGTATCATCCGCGGATCAAGCTTCGCTATGAAACGACGCCGGATCAGGTCCGATACATCCTGGTCGAGATTCGAAAGCTTCTGTATGCCCATCCCAAAGTTCATCAGGATCCCGCCAGGATCCGGTTTGTCCAATTCGGGGAGTGTTCGCTTGACCTGGATGTGTTCGCCTACATCGATACGACCGACTACGGCGAGTTTCTCGAGATTGCCGAGGATATCAACTTGCGGATTATGGACATCGTTAAGGCCGCCGGAACAGAGTTGGCCATCCCCGCGCAGATTGAGTATAAAATAGACAAAGAACCGCTGGATGAAACTCAGATCCGGAAGACTGAGAATTGTGTTCAGGAATGGCGTACCCAGCACGCCTTGTATATTCCCACATTCCCGCCCGAAAAGATTAACGAGTTACGGGATTCCCTGGATTATCCGCCGGAGGGCTCAGCCGGCGCCCAAAGGGCTCCCCGCCAGGGGGAGGCGTAG
- the tkt gene encoding transketolase has translation MPDKQLDHLCINTIRTLSMDAVQAANSGHPGTPMALAPVAYCLWQRFLRFDPDDPIWGNRDRFVLSIGHASMLLYSLLHLSEVKAVNAKYERLGHLSVTLDDIKRFRQLESKCPGHPEYRWTSGVEMTTGPLGQGVATSVGMAIAERWMAAHFNRDGFPLFDYHIYALCGDGDMMEGISHEAASLAGHLRLSNLCWIYDNNHITIEGHTALASSDDVATRFIGYGWNVTRVGDANDLDMLTRAFNTFLATPDRPTLIIVDSHIAYGAPNKQDTNAAHGEPLGEEEIRLTKQRYGWPEEATFLIPDSVRDHFRQGIGKRGRSLRENWFSLLEGYKQAYPDLADHLYRMQHRQLPEGWDEGLPSFPADAKGLATRDSSGKSLNSIAQNVPWLMGGSADLGPSAKTRLIFEGAGDFLAETYQGRNLHFGIREHVMGAVINGLSLSKVRAFGSTFLVFSDYVRPTMRLSAIMEIPVIYIYTHDSIGVGEDGPTHQPVDQVASLRAIPGLIIIRPADANEVVEAWRVIMQFRHEPVALVLTRQAVPTLDRKKYAPASGVAKGAYVLADANGEQPDIILIGTGSEVSLCVETFEKLKAEGIRARVVSMPSWEIFEYYCRKDPGYRETVLPSRVTARVSVEQASTIGWERYVGSTGRIIGMESFGASAPLKELTKKFGFTVEHVVAAAKAQLKK, from the coding sequence ATGCCGGACAAACAACTCGATCACCTCTGTATCAACACGATCCGCACCCTGTCCATGGATGCCGTTCAGGCGGCCAACTCGGGACATCCCGGCACACCGATGGCATTAGCGCCGGTGGCGTACTGTTTATGGCAGCGCTTCCTGCGGTTCGATCCCGACGACCCGATCTGGGGAAACCGGGATCGCTTCGTCCTGTCCATCGGCCATGCTTCCATGTTGTTGTACTCGCTGCTGCATCTCTCTGAGGTCAAAGCCGTCAATGCCAAATACGAACGGCTGGGCCATCTCTCGGTGACGCTGGACGACATCAAGCGGTTTCGCCAATTGGAGAGTAAATGCCCCGGCCACCCGGAATACCGGTGGACCTCCGGTGTGGAAATGACGACCGGTCCACTAGGCCAAGGCGTGGCCACCAGCGTGGGGATGGCCATTGCCGAACGTTGGATGGCGGCTCACTTTAACCGTGACGGTTTCCCCCTCTTCGATTACCACATCTATGCGCTCTGTGGGGACGGAGACATGATGGAGGGAATCTCACATGAAGCCGCCTCCCTCGCCGGACATCTTCGACTCTCCAATTTATGTTGGATCTATGACAACAACCACATCACGATAGAGGGCCACACCGCATTGGCCTCCAGCGACGATGTCGCCACAAGGTTCATTGGGTACGGATGGAACGTGACACGGGTCGGCGATGCGAACGATTTAGATATGCTGACTCGTGCCTTCAACACCTTCCTTGCCACTCCGGACCGGCCGACGTTGATCATCGTGGATAGCCATATTGCCTATGGGGCGCCCAACAAGCAGGATACCAATGCCGCCCATGGTGAACCGCTAGGTGAAGAAGAGATCCGATTAACGAAACAACGGTATGGCTGGCCCGAAGAGGCCACATTCCTGATTCCCGATAGCGTTCGGGACCATTTCCGTCAAGGTATTGGGAAACGCGGGCGATCACTTCGTGAAAACTGGTTTTCCCTGTTAGAAGGGTATAAACAAGCCTACCCTGATCTGGCCGATCATCTGTACAGAATGCAGCATCGTCAACTCCCGGAAGGGTGGGATGAGGGATTGCCGTCATTCCCGGCGGATGCCAAAGGGTTGGCTACACGGGATTCCTCCGGGAAATCGCTCAATAGCATCGCACAAAACGTGCCGTGGCTCATGGGAGGATCCGCCGATCTTGGCCCATCCGCAAAAACGCGCCTGATCTTCGAGGGGGCAGGGGATTTCTTGGCCGAAACCTATCAAGGCCGAAACCTGCACTTCGGTATTCGGGAGCATGTCATGGGGGCGGTGATCAATGGACTGTCTCTTTCAAAAGTCCGGGCATTCGGTTCGACCTTTCTAGTGTTCAGCGATTACGTTCGCCCGACCATGAGACTCTCGGCCATCATGGAAATCCCCGTCATCTATATCTATACGCACGATTCGATCGGTGTAGGTGAAGACGGACCGACTCACCAACCCGTCGATCAAGTGGCTTCCCTGCGGGCTATCCCCGGACTGATCATCATTCGTCCTGCCGATGCCAACGAGGTCGTAGAAGCCTGGCGTGTCATCATGCAATTCCGACACGAACCAGTCGCTCTGGTTCTTACCCGACAGGCTGTTCCTACATTGGACCGGAAAAAATACGCGCCGGCTTCCGGTGTAGCCAAGGGAGCTTACGTCCTTGCTGACGCGAATGGGGAACAACCGGACATCATACTCATCGGCACAGGCAGTGAAGTATCGCTATGCGTGGAGACATTTGAAAAGCTCAAAGCCGAGGGAATTCGGGCGCGCGTGGTAAGCATGCCCTCGTGGGAGATCTTTGAGTATTATTGTCGGAAAGATCCGGGCTACCGTGAAACAGTGCTGCCTTCCCGTGTGACCGCCAGGGTTTCCGTGGAGCAAGCCTCTACCATCGGATGGGAGCGGTATGTGGGATCAACCGGCCGGATCATCGGCATGGAGTCCTTTGGAGCCTCGGCTCCCCTCAAGGAACTCACCAAAAAATTTGGCTTTACAGTTGAACACGTCGTCGCGGCTGCGAAAGCTCAGCTCAAAAAATAA
- the ppk2 gene encoding polyphosphate kinase 2 codes for MPKNQNDRSEAKLKRKEYEKELRRLQAELCHLQAWVKAKGLRIMVVFEGRDGAGKGGTIRAITERVSPRIFRVVALPAPSDREKSQMYIQRYMQHFPAAGEIVIWDRSWYNRVGVEHVMGFCTKEQYEAFLEHAPNFEWYFTKSGIILIKYWLEVGHEEQRRRFEARVEDPLRQWKLSPMDLPSLEKWYAYSRARDRMLEATDSQHAPWYIVRSDNKKRARLNCISHLLSLIPYKKLKRDEVKLPDRSKKYQYDDQATLKGKTFIPEKY; via the coding sequence ATGCCTAAGAATCAGAACGATCGTTCCGAAGCGAAGCTCAAACGCAAGGAATACGAGAAGGAGCTGCGTCGGCTTCAAGCCGAGCTTTGTCACCTTCAGGCCTGGGTGAAAGCCAAAGGGCTACGCATCATGGTGGTATTCGAGGGTCGTGACGGCGCCGGAAAGGGCGGCACCATTCGCGCGATCACCGAGCGTGTGAGTCCTCGCATATTCCGTGTCGTAGCGCTCCCTGCGCCATCCGACCGGGAGAAGAGCCAAATGTATATTCAGCGCTACATGCAGCATTTCCCGGCGGCCGGGGAAATCGTCATTTGGGACCGCAGTTGGTACAACCGAGTCGGGGTGGAACACGTCATGGGGTTCTGTACCAAGGAACAGTACGAAGCGTTCCTCGAACATGCCCCGAATTTCGAATGGTACTTCACGAAGTCCGGGATCATTTTAATCAAGTACTGGCTCGAGGTAGGCCATGAGGAGCAGAGGCGTCGTTTCGAGGCCCGGGTGGAAGATCCGTTGCGCCAGTGGAAGCTCAGTCCCATGGATCTTCCGTCACTTGAGAAATGGTACGCATACTCGCGCGCCCGGGACCGAATGCTGGAGGCCACGGATTCCCAACATGCCCCCTGGTACATCGTGCGGTCGGACAATAAGAAGCGGGCACGACTCAACTGCATCAGCCATCTGCTCAGCCTGATTCCCTACAAAAAGTTGAAGCGCGACGAAGTGAAGCTGCCCGATCGATCAAAGAAATACCAATACGACGACCAGGCGACGCTGAAGGGAAAAACGTTTATCCCGGAGAAATACTGA
- a CDS encoding glycogen/starch/alpha-glucan phosphorylase, producing MKDRLKELLEQYGCGPIKFSGTEDALYERHLIFDHVLEPKKADPREQFEAVARSVRDVISQRWLKTEHTYERNNPKRVYYLSMEFLLGRSLANNVTNALLGSLALEALKKRGLDPLELLEMEPDAGLGNGGLGRLAACFIDSMATLQIPGMGYGLRYEYGIFKQTIKDGWQCEQPDNWLRHPDPWEVTRLEEAVEVKLNCSFELREGDLRLVPGQPSSIMGIPFDRPVIGYGGKTINTLRLWAAAVPDYFDFQRFSRGDFTAALAGTLAAESLTRVLYPDDSTVRGQGLRFLQEYFLVACSLADLVRRFRRSNQDWNVLPEKIAIQLNDTHPTMAVPELMRILLDDGCLDWDQAWDLTQRSLAYTNHTLLPEALEKWPLRWFETMLPRHLEIIYEINRRHLDQARVRFGGDEGRLANVSLIEDGATRKVRMANMAIVGSHSTNGVAAIHSELLRTMTVKDLAEMFPERFNNKTNGVTPRRWLLLANPALSQAITEAIGDGWITDLGQLSKLKQLAGDKGFRESFHKAKRDAKSKFAQWLKTTSGQTVDPDTIFDCQVKRIHEYKRQLLNALRIVVLYNRLRENPNLKMIPRTFFFAGKAAPAYHLAKLIIKFLNNLAGTIDGDTIVRGRLKVVFLPEYSVSLAERLIPAADVSNQISTAGYEASGTSNMKFMMNGALTLGTRDGATIEMAEEAGEENFFLFGLTADQVAGSKGWYSPGWHYDNEVETRAALDLIFTGYFSRYEPGVFEPLRHTLLTGGDHYMHLADLTSYLEADRHLCDLYGDPDGWARKAIINIAGSGKFSSDRTIAEYAAEIWNVKACPVR from the coding sequence ATGAAAGACCGATTAAAAGAACTTCTTGAACAGTACGGGTGCGGACCGATCAAATTTTCCGGCACGGAAGATGCGCTCTATGAACGACACCTGATCTTCGACCACGTCCTTGAGCCCAAGAAGGCTGATCCCCGCGAACAGTTTGAGGCGGTAGCGCGGTCGGTTCGCGACGTCATTTCGCAACGATGGCTTAAGACAGAACACACCTACGAGCGAAACAATCCCAAGCGGGTGTATTACCTGTCGATGGAGTTCCTGCTTGGGCGGTCCCTTGCCAATAACGTCACCAACGCACTGCTGGGATCGCTGGCGTTAGAGGCCTTAAAAAAAAGAGGCCTTGACCCGCTGGAACTGCTTGAGATGGAGCCGGATGCCGGGTTGGGAAACGGTGGTCTTGGCCGGCTGGCGGCGTGCTTCATCGATTCAATGGCCACGCTCCAGATTCCCGGCATGGGGTACGGCCTCCGTTATGAATACGGAATCTTCAAGCAGACCATCAAGGATGGATGGCAATGCGAACAGCCGGATAATTGGTTGCGGCATCCAGACCCCTGGGAGGTTACACGGCTTGAGGAAGCGGTGGAAGTGAAATTAAACTGTTCGTTCGAGCTGCGCGAGGGGGACCTACGCCTGGTTCCCGGCCAGCCGTCCAGCATCATGGGCATCCCATTCGACCGCCCCGTCATCGGATATGGCGGCAAGACGATCAATACGCTCAGACTCTGGGCTGCTGCAGTCCCGGATTATTTCGACTTTCAGCGGTTCAGCAGGGGTGATTTCACGGCCGCCTTGGCGGGCACCCTTGCGGCCGAGTCGCTGACCCGTGTGTTGTATCCGGATGATTCCACCGTCCGGGGCCAGGGGTTGCGTTTCCTACAGGAATATTTCCTCGTGGCCTGCTCCCTGGCTGATCTCGTGCGGCGTTTTCGGCGCAGCAACCAAGATTGGAACGTTCTTCCCGAGAAGATCGCGATTCAGTTGAACGACACCCACCCCACCATGGCTGTTCCAGAGCTCATGCGCATTTTGCTCGATGACGGCTGCCTCGACTGGGACCAAGCTTGGGATCTGACCCAACGATCACTCGCGTATACAAACCATACCTTGCTGCCCGAGGCATTGGAGAAATGGCCGCTCCGATGGTTCGAAACCATGCTGCCTCGTCATCTGGAAATAATCTACGAGATCAACCGCAGACACCTGGACCAGGCACGAGTCCGCTTCGGCGGCGACGAAGGCCGTCTCGCCAATGTGAGTCTCATCGAAGATGGCGCAACGCGTAAAGTCCGTATGGCCAACATGGCCATTGTCGGCTCGCACAGCACGAACGGCGTGGCCGCCATTCACTCGGAATTGCTGCGTACCATGACAGTCAAGGACCTGGCCGAAATGTTCCCCGAGCGGTTCAACAATAAGACCAATGGCGTGACGCCGCGCCGCTGGTTACTCCTGGCGAACCCCGCGCTCTCTCAGGCCATCACCGAAGCCATCGGAGACGGATGGATTACTGATCTTGGCCAATTGAGTAAGCTCAAGCAACTGGCCGGCGACAAGGGATTCCGCGAGTCGTTCCACAAGGCGAAGCGCGACGCCAAATCGAAGTTTGCCCAGTGGCTTAAGACGACATCCGGGCAGACGGTCGATCCGGACACGATCTTCGATTGCCAGGTCAAACGCATCCATGAATACAAGAGACAACTGCTCAACGCACTGCGCATCGTGGTGCTCTACAACCGCTTGAGGGAGAATCCGAACCTCAAGATGATCCCGCGGACATTTTTCTTTGCCGGCAAGGCGGCCCCTGCCTATCACTTGGCCAAATTGATCATTAAGTTCCTGAACAATCTGGCCGGTACGATCGACGGCGATACCATCGTTCGCGGGAGACTCAAGGTCGTCTTCCTGCCGGAATATTCCGTCTCCCTCGCGGAGCGGCTCATCCCAGCCGCCGATGTTTCCAATCAGATTTCGACAGCCGGCTACGAGGCCAGCGGCACGAGCAATATGAAGTTCATGATGAATGGTGCGTTAACGTTAGGCACACGCGATGGCGCAACCATCGAAATGGCAGAAGAGGCGGGCGAAGAGAATTTTTTCCTCTTCGGCCTCACGGCGGACCAGGTGGCCGGGAGCAAGGGTTGGTATAGCCCTGGGTGGCATTATGACAATGAAGTGGAAACCCGCGCCGCACTGGACCTGATCTTCACCGGCTACTTCAGCCGGTATGAACCGGGCGTCTTTGAACCACTGCGGCACACCTTACTGACCGGCGGGGACCATTACATGCACCTGGCGGACCTTACTTCCTATCTCGAGGCCGATCGGCATCTCTGCGACCTGTACGGTGACCCGGATGGATGGGCACGCAAGGCCATTATAAACATCGCGGGCTCGGGAAAATTTTCCAGCGACCGCACCATTGCTGAGTACGCAGCCGAGATCTGGAATGTCAAAGCATGCCCGGTACGGTAA